One window of Candidatus Methylocalor cossyra genomic DNA carries:
- a CDS encoding asparagine synthase-related protein gives MSSALKMLRHRAAREPLSVAHILDQQSDRPGDGLIQVDHAGWVPGFQGRDHALVAWVSSLSPRLKLHGEEGKYLFNTSLGPYSPDRVRYRGKMGCAVAAWFRGPFRQKLRKTGVSPVMAQGFARSFLGPRLDPHRADIRDPSAGPWSAPMDQPFLRGNPSPSATA, from the coding sequence TTGTCTTCTGCCCTCAAGATGTTGCGCCACCGGGCCGCCCGGGAGCCGCTGTCCGTGGCCCACATCCTGGACCAGCAGAGCGATCGCCCCGGAGATGGGCTCATCCAAGTGGACCACGCCGGCTGGGTCCCCGGGTTCCAGGGTCGGGACCACGCCTTGGTGGCATGGGTTTCGTCGCTATCGCCTCGTCTTAAGCTGCATGGAGAGGAAGGGAAGTACCTGTTCAACACATCCTTGGGACCCTATTCTCCCGATCGGGTCCGCTATCGAGGGAAAATGGGCTGCGCGGTAGCCGCCTGGTTCCGGGGGCCGTTCCGGCAGAAGCTCAGGAAAACGGGGGTGAGCCCGGTGATGGCCCAGGGTTTTGCTAGGAGTTTCTTAGGCCCGCGGCTGGACCCGCACCGGGCCGATATCCGGGACCCTAGCGCCGGCCCCTGGTCGGCGCCCATGGACCAGCCCTTCCTGCGCGGCAACCCATCGCCGTCGGCAACCGCCTGA
- a CDS encoding TIGR03088 family PEP-CTERM/XrtA system glycosyltransferase, producing MGAPPLVAHIIYRLGVGGLENGLVNLINRMPADRYRHAVICLKEATDFRHRLAPEVPVFELHRKEGQDFGVQLRLYRLLRRLRPAIVHTRNLAAVECQFSAWLAGVPFRVHGEHGWDVFDPDGNNRKYQWLRRLSRLFVHRYVPLSRHLEAYLRDRVGVPESRLCRICNGVDTALFHPPAAGRMPIAGCPFDGAGLILIGTVGRMHGVKDQITLVQGFLQLLARHPQLRSRLRLVLVGDGPLRQEALQRLRAAGADGLAWLPGERRDVAEILRGLDIFVLPSQAEGISNTILEAMASGLPVIATAVGGNPELVVDGVTGRLVPKQDPDALAEALAAYVLNPERIAAHGAAGLARVRECFSLDGMVERYRILYDGLLNGGAKVKSARSQSACAGS from the coding sequence ATGGGCGCGCCGCCGCTGGTTGCACACATCATCTACCGCCTAGGGGTGGGCGGGCTCGAAAACGGGTTGGTCAACCTGATCAACCGGATGCCGGCGGATCGCTACCGGCACGCGGTGATCTGCCTGAAAGAGGCCACCGACTTTCGGCATCGTCTGGCCCCAGAGGTGCCGGTGTTCGAATTGCACCGCAAGGAGGGGCAGGATTTCGGGGTGCAACTCCGCTTGTACCGATTGCTGCGCCGGCTTCGTCCCGCCATCGTGCACACCCGCAATCTGGCGGCAGTGGAATGTCAGTTTTCCGCCTGGCTGGCGGGGGTGCCGTTCCGCGTGCATGGCGAGCACGGCTGGGACGTGTTCGACCCCGACGGCAACAACCGCAAGTACCAATGGCTGCGCCGTCTGTCCCGGTTATTCGTGCACCGCTATGTGCCACTGTCCCGGCACTTGGAAGCCTATCTCCGCGACCGGGTCGGGGTGCCCGAGTCCCGCCTCTGCCGCATCTGCAATGGGGTCGACACGGCGCTCTTCCATCCCCCGGCAGCGGGGCGGATGCCCATCGCCGGCTGCCCCTTCGACGGCGCCGGGTTGATCCTGATTGGGACGGTGGGGCGCATGCACGGGGTGAAGGACCAGATCACCCTGGTGCAGGGCTTCCTGCAACTCCTGGCGCGCCATCCCCAGCTGCGCAGTCGGTTGCGCCTGGTGTTGGTGGGGGATGGGCCGCTGCGGCAGGAAGCCCTGCAGCGCTTGCGGGCCGCCGGTGCCGACGGCTTGGCTTGGCTGCCCGGGGAACGCCGGGACGTGGCGGAGATTCTGCGCGGGCTGGACATCTTCGTGCTGCCGTCGCAGGCGGAGGGCATCTCCAACACCATTCTCGAGGCGATGGCCAGCGGCCTTCCCGTCATCGCCACGGCGGTGGGGGGCAACCCGGAGCTGGTGGTGGACGGCGTGACCGGCCGGTTGGTGCCGAAACAGGATCCGGACGCCCTGGCCGAGGCGCTCGCCGCTTACGTTCTCAACCCCGAGCGGATCGCCGCCCATGGCGCGGCCGGATTGGCGCGGGTTCGAGAATGCTTCAGCCTGGACGGCATGGTGGAGCGCTACCGGATCCTCTACGACGGGTTGCTGAACGGGGGAGCGAAGGTGAAGAGCGCGCGGAGCCAGTCGGCATGTGCGGGATCGTAG
- the xrtA gene encoding exosortase A translates to MGVNDSAVAAADPPFAGWPLAGGLTAVALAALLGIYHSTFLSMVEIWQRSDTFAHGFLVFPVTGWLVWRRRQRLAQLTPRPDYLALPVLAVLGLGWLVARLTGALVVEQLALIGLIAVTVWLMLGRRVVGELLFPLGFLVFAVPMGESLIPPLMAFTADFTTGMLRLVGIPVYREGTFFSIPSGDWSVVEACSGLRYLIASVTLGFLYAYLSYRSLLRRLAFLALAMVFPVIANGLRAFLIVMLAHLSDMKLAVGVDHLIYGWVFFGAVMLFLFWLGALWTEREPDRPTATPADPGPGKPADAKAFAFGLLATLAIAAVWPVRAAYLEQWSEARSGPVELVLPEGAGPWRAVATVFTDWEPSYKGADLETSRVYQDGRDTVELHVLYYRRQRQGEELINSRNVLIRQKHPVWKMPEEQPRRVQLNGRPVMVLQGRLNSPSQRLLTWRWYRIGGHYLVDEYAGKLLEARDRLLGRSSDEAAIVLATEAGDNPEAAAKVLQRFADAMLPSLELSLNRAAEP, encoded by the coding sequence ATGGGGGTGAACGATTCGGCAGTGGCAGCGGCGGACCCACCCTTCGCCGGCTGGCCCCTGGCAGGAGGGTTAACGGCGGTCGCACTGGCGGCCTTGCTGGGTATCTATCACAGTACCTTCCTGTCCATGGTGGAGATTTGGCAGCGCTCCGATACCTTTGCCCACGGTTTTCTGGTGTTCCCGGTGACCGGCTGGTTGGTTTGGCGCCGCCGCCAAAGGCTGGCGCAACTGACCCCGAGGCCCGACTACCTCGCGCTCCCGGTGCTAGCGGTGCTGGGGTTGGGTTGGCTGGTGGCCCGGCTGACCGGGGCGCTGGTGGTCGAACAGCTGGCGCTGATCGGCCTTATAGCCGTTACCGTGTGGCTGATGCTGGGCCGGCGGGTAGTGGGCGAGCTGCTGTTTCCGCTGGGGTTTCTGGTGTTTGCGGTGCCCATGGGCGAGTCTTTGATCCCGCCCCTCATGGCCTTCACCGCCGACTTCACCACCGGCATGCTGCGCCTGGTGGGAATACCGGTGTACCGGGAGGGCACCTTCTTCAGCATCCCCAGCGGCGATTGGTCGGTGGTCGAGGCATGCAGCGGGCTGCGCTATCTGATCGCCTCCGTCACCCTCGGCTTCCTGTACGCCTATTTGAGCTATCGGTCGCTGCTGCGGCGGCTCGCGTTCCTGGCCCTGGCGATGGTGTTCCCGGTGATCGCCAACGGCCTTAGGGCCTTCTTGATCGTGATGTTGGCCCATCTCAGTGACATGAAGCTGGCTGTGGGCGTGGACCATCTCATCTACGGCTGGGTGTTTTTCGGGGCGGTGATGCTGTTCCTGTTCTGGCTCGGCGCGCTGTGGACGGAACGGGAACCGGACCGGCCTACCGCCACCCCGGCTGACCCCGGCCCGGGAAAGCCCGCCGACGCCAAAGCCTTCGCCTTCGGCCTGCTGGCGACCCTCGCCATCGCTGCCGTCTGGCCGGTGCGGGCTGCCTACCTCGAGCAGTGGAGCGAAGCGCGCAGCGGCCCGGTGGAGTTGGTCCTGCCGGAGGGCGCGGGCCCCTGGCGGGCGGTAGCCACCGTCTTCACCGACTGGGAGCCGTCCTACAAGGGTGCGGATCTGGAGACCAGCCGGGTCTACCAGGACGGCCGCGACACCGTCGAGCTCCATGTCCTCTACTACCGCCGGCAACGCCAGGGTGAAGAGCTGATCAATTCCCGCAATGTCCTGATCCGCCAAAAGCATCCGGTGTGGAAGATGCCCGAGGAACAACCGCGACGGGTGCAGCTGAATGGTCGGCCGGTGATGGTCCTCCAGGGGCGGCTGAATTCCCCCTCCCAGCGCCTGTTGACCTGGCGCTGGTACCGGATCGGGGGACACTACCTGGTCGATGAATACGCCGGAAAACTGCTGGAGGCGAGGGATCGCTTGCTCGGCCGGAGCTCGGACGAGGCGGCCATCGTGCTGGCCACGGAAGCGGGTGATAATCCCGAGGCGGCGGCCAAGGTGCTACAGCGCTTCGCCGATGCCATGCTGCCGAGCCTGGAGTTGAGCCTGAACCGGGCGGCGGAACCTTGA